The genomic segment AGCTCCTTAAAGTGACAGCAATCTCCGTACCTGCATCTGAGGGCTTGGCTCCTGAGCCTCCGCTGCTGCCCTTGCCCCAGCTCAGTCGTCCTCCAGGTGCAAAGAGCTGGTTGTTAGAATCAATGGAGCCaggctgaagaaggaggaaaaggagtcGAGTCATGGGTCTGACCTGGCCGAATCCCTCAGCCAGCACCGCCATACATAGCCACAAAGGTACCGAAGGTCCCAGACCAGAGATcagacaaactttttctgtacagAGCCAGACAGTCTCTACTGTAACTACTCAATTCTAACACCGTAGTATGAAAGCACCATagatgatacttaaaggaataaCTGTgactgtgctccaataaaactttatttatgaacactgaaatttaaattttatttgacttccACATCACAAGTTaccatatacttttttatttttctcaaccatttaaaaacttaaaaaccatTCCTACCTCACAGGATGTACAGAAGCAGGCAACAGGCTGGATTTGGTCTACGTATCAGTTTGCCAGTCACCAACCCAGACTGATAAGAATATACTCCCTAGAGAGCTGGCAGTCCTGTCTAGCAACCTAACCAGTTCGTCTAAGACGAACAATTCAGCCGTCACCTTCGCAAACTTAGAAAAGCGAGAGGACTAGGATCCAAACCCGAGCTTAATGCCGCTTGATCCCTCTACCCTCCACCTCACCAGCATTACCTGTATGCATACACCCCTACCTTGGTGATCTTGGTGAGTCGTGAGGTGTCAATGGGGCGACTGCCTTTGCTGATGGGGACTGTGTTCCAGCCACCATCATCCACAAGCGGAAGGCCACGGCCTGGGACAAAAACAGGGTGGGGGACAATACCATAAAATGAGTATTAGGATTTCATAATAGCTCCTTCCCCTTGGGCCACCCCCAACCTCCCTTCCTCAGATCCTCAGTTCCATCATGGGGTCTCAGTGGCCCAGACACATGGCACTAACATGAAGTCATCAGAGGAAAGCACAACCTCAGTCCCTTCACTGCCCCCTCCTCAAGCCTAGCCTCAAACTCACTGATAGGTGGGCCTGGAGGGCCACCCCGACGCTTGTCGCTGCCCTTGGCCATGAGCTGCTGCACTTTGATGTGCTCCCGATGCTCCTCCATCTCTGCCTCCTTGTGGATCTGGTCAATGGTCTTGGGACCCTGATCCCCTCGGCGCGGAACCCAATTGCTCTATGGGGACACGGGACCAGTCACGTTAATTGTCAAGAAGGGCCAGACAAGACAGTGCCGAGAACTGGGGGCAGTGGTCTGGCAGGGGAAGGAGACGCATACCCCTCGCAGATCCAGCACATCCTGCAGCATAAAGCGGATGCGGGACgatgtcttcttttctttaatgattttttccaTCTGGTTGAAATACTGATCCATTCGGGGCTAGAGAGGAACAAAGAGATCAGAACCTCCAACACCTCACCTCTAACTGTAGGCCCTGGCCCTCCTCAGGCTCTCAGCTCCACTGTGGTTCAGTGGGCCCCATGGGCTTCAGCCCATCCCCCTCCACATGCAAGGACCCCCTACCTTAGCTTTTTCAAAGTCCAGGTCTTTGCCAATGGTGGTGAGGAGACGGCACAGGCATTCGAGGGACTCTTCGTCATGGTTCTTAAGCAGCTTCACCACACAGTCATGCATTATTGCCTCTGTTAACATCTTTAGCTTGAACAGCTCCCCAATAAACTTGATATTCCCTAAAGAGCGCCGCCGGGCTATGTCCCGAGCCTCTTCCAGCTCTTCCTTCAGACGTCCCCGTTCCTCTGCCTGCCAGTCATGGGGCAAGGATCAGGTCAAAAAGATACCAAACCACTTAGCTAAAACCCTTCTTCTGTACCATCTGGATAGCCAAACCTAGCAGTAAGCACTTAGGCCCTGAGGCAGAGAATCCCTCACCCCCTTACCACTATTCCCACCCTGAATTCTACAACTAAGTAACAGCTGTGTGGGGTGCAGAATTGGTGGGTTTTCTCTCACCGTAGCAGCTTCATCCATCTCTTTTTGCTTCTTCTCAAAAACCTCAtcatcatctttgtctttctcaaATTCCTTCTGACAGCGATTCAACAAGAGTTTTCGGAAGTTCACGGTCACTGTTGGCTTTTCTGTAGTGGGCACTTTCAGCTGTTGGTCAAAGACAATGTCATATTTCAGGCTAGTACAGGGAAGGCCCTCCAGCAGTCTTTAACCACCTGACCCAGGAAGACctctggccccagctctgcctccttctGGCTGCCATCAACAGCATAGGTTGGAGGAGAACCAAGAAGCTGGGCTCAAGGAGTCTTGGGAACAGAAGGAGGAAACTAGACCTCGAGATTTAGAAAACAGTGGAAACTAACCGCCATGAGGCAGCGGCACATGTTGGCATAGGCTACAGAGAAGTTGGGCTCTGAAATGGCCTTCTCAAAGATGAGGTCAATGACCCCTTTGAGGCGTTCCTCGGTGTCGATGGCCAGCTGTGTCACTTGCTTCATCAGCTGCTGGAACATCTGGGGTGTCAGCTTATTCAGGATGGAGCGCACCCTGCGGAACAGGTCCTGGGGAGACAGGAGACAGAAGACAGAGGATCCAGTGAGGTTCTTAGAAgaggagaggccagagagggTGGTGGGGACCTATGCAGACGTTAGTCATAAAGATGGACAGACACAAAGGGCAAAGTTGGCTCAGATGGCAGATCTTAAAGAGAAATGGAGACCAAAAACAGGACTTGCCAGTACCTGGGTTTTGCTGCCATCAGCATCCTCTTCCCCTCGGTCCTTATCAGCCGCCGTCCGCTTGCTGCTGGGTTTCCAGGCCTTTTCTGCTTTGTTCAGTTTTATATCCTCGGTCATCAACACTGTGGCAATGATCTTGCGTGGTTCCTTTCTGGGGCCCTGCTGAGAACGGCGGGGTCCCGGGCCAGCCTGCTAAGCAAGGGACAAGGACAAGAGAAGACACAGAACTAGTCAGCACAACATGTGCCACCACTACCACACATCTCCAGAGCAAACTAATCTGGCAATGAGATACAAGGGagccacccacccctgccccttgCCCACCTGCCCCCTTAACCAGCCCCACTCACCGGCCCTCGGGGCAGCTCCCCACCTGGCCCACCCCTTGGGGGCCCACGGTTGCTAAGTGCTGGTCGGCCAAGGTTGGCAAAGGACGGAGTGAAATCGGGACCACAATTTATGCCTTGTAGTCTGGTGGGATCCAGTGGTCGCAGTGGTGTTTTATTGGCCTGCAAAGAGGACAGGGAAGTTCTCAGAAGCAGGCTAGGACCTCTGACTACTGCTTCAGGACCTCAGGATCTTCCCTAATCCATCCAGCCCAAACTTCTCCTCCCCATCAAGTCACCAACCTTGTCCAGCACAACATCACTGATATGGGGCAATCCCTCTGGCTTCTGCATACTGGCAAAGATGAACTGAAAGCCAAGTAGGAACTCACGGTCATAACGCTTTTTCTCCTCAAGGTTTAGAGGCTTCCACTGATCTGCAAGAAAGAGCGTGAACCCATCATACTGTTTCCTGGGACCTTGACAAGACTACTCAGTCATTCCCAACCCTTCCTTCAGCATACCTGACTTATATTCGTActtctgttccccaggctgaaTGTTCTCAGCATTGtgaattttgtcttcttttgagtcCCAGGTCTCATCTGCCTCCTCAGGTCGTGGGGGCACACTGCTGCCCTCAGACTCTGGGCGTGGATTGTTGACTGCAGGAGGCTGATTCTCCACCTCTGGTACTGTCAGGTTCACCTGAAACAACAGAACACTCCGTTTTGGTTGCAGAATGACCACTGTTCCACACCCAAACTCTGCCCTCCCCCACTTTTCTGCTCTCTTACCTCCTTGAAGGCATCTAGAAGGTCTCCCACAGCCTCCTTCTTATTTAGCTCCTTAATTTTCCGTCTTCTCTTTGGCACAGATACTgccactaattaaaaaaaaaaaaagaaagaaagaaagaaagaaaagcaggggTGGGAACAACTTAGGGAGCACCCCCAACTCCTCAGAAATAAAAAGCTGCCACAGTACAATATTTCCTCTTCCCATCACACCCTCTCTAGGCTTAAAACCTTAATCTAGGTTCCATCACAGGCCTTCTCTGACCCAGACATGAAGACACAGATGGGAGGTCATCAATAAAGACAAGGAACCACACCCCCAGCCGGCGCCACCTCCACTATCCAGCCCCACCTTACCTTGAGTGGTTGCTGCTGCCTCCAAATTCTGGGATGAATGGGCTGGGACAGGGGCGCTCTCTGTGGGGAGGagttcctctcctcccttctcactCTCGACTTCTCctgcttctccttcttcttcttcttcctccatttcctcttcctgaGCAGGGGAAGTAGCTGAAGGAGCCACAGCTGGAGTGGCAGTGAGGATGGTAGCAGGGGCCGACGACACTGTAACCTCCTTGGGCTGCTCCTCTGGCTCACTGACTGGGCTTAAGTCCACAGCTGGTGGCGAGGGGGCTCCGTTGAGCAGTTCCTCAGGTTGGGCAGTGGGAGCAATGGGCACAGGAGATTCGGAAGGGCAAGGCGGGGGAGGGTGAGGGGCAAGTTCTGGGCTTGACTCCTCCTCTGGTTCCAGATCCTCAGATGGGACGACGCCATTAGGCTCATGAATTTCCACTGTGTGAGATGGCAGGGGGGTGGGAGCCTGGAGAGGACTGGAAGAGAACTCGGATTCTGGAATTGGTTTGCTAAGTGTCACTTCTACTTCCAGTATGGGTTCAGCGAGAGGAGTGGGTTCTGGAGAGAGGCAATATGGCTCCCCAGTTTCATGGGGGATGGCAGTTGATTCTTCTACAGACATTTGTATCATCCCCGTTGTCATGGTGTCCCCAGGAATAGACAGGACTGTGAGATTAGCCTCAGACCCCGGCTCCAAGATTGGGGGTGGTGATGGGGTTGGAGAAGGTGATGAAGGCTGGGATTCTGAAGGGCtgtgctctgggccaggcagTCCTGGCCGGACCCCAGTGATTGCTCCCTGTGACCGGTCATCTGCAGCACAGGAAGGAAGAATGAGTAACTCAAGGCAAGTCCTCCACTGCTGctgttcctccccctcctcccagcaagGTATTCCCAACTTAACACCTCACCCTCTCTAACCTTCTCTCATCTAAGCTATTTTTCCCTTCCCATCCAAAACCCAATCCACCCTCAAATTTCCACTACCTGAAACCTAAGTTATTTTCCTCTGACACCTAGTTCAAGTCACCCCACCTTCTTGGCATTTAAGCTGCCACACTCGTTTTTCCCTATGAAAGCTCTGTCCCATCTGCTTACTTACCTGGCCGGACAATGACAGCAACTTGGGGCGTCTCCCCATTAGCTTGAGGCTCCATACCGCCTCCCGTCTGCAGGACACAAAGGGTTACCAAGTTTGCACTGAAGAGTCCCACAACCCTTCTTTACTAGAGCCATTTTTAAGTTAGCTCTGCCTAGAAATCCAGGAAAGCAGGGAAATAAATCCCTtagttgaaagaaagaaaagatcaagGGACTTGGGAGTCCAGGGCAGAACAGCCATCCCAGCCAGGGGATCACTCAAAGAGCAGACAGtacctggggaggggtgggagtggaggcAGTGCGGGCCCCAGACATGATCTCCTCGGTGATATCCTTTCCTCCTTGGTTTGGATCTCGAATTCGGATCTGGGGAAAGAAAGCTATAGGATGAGTGGAAAGCAGGAGGAGCCCACCTCTCCGCCCTGCCCCACTCTTAAGACTCCAGgccaaccccccaccccctactGGGAAGCAGGTGGGTGGGTGCCAGAAACCCCATGAGTTCTACTGTCAACCCATCCGGCTGCTCTTGTAGTTTCTGTCCTAGCCCCCACCCCTAAGAGACCCTTGACCTCACAGAGCAGCCCTGTACATCACaatgcccctccctcccttatCCCTGTCCCACCAGCAGTCCCCAAGTCAGTGGATGCACACCCTGGGGCCCAGGACCCCCATCCAGCACCCATTCGGCTCACTTGTGGCTAGTCTGCCTGATCTCTGGGGGCAGGGCCCAGATCCAGTGGGTGGAGCCAGAGTGACTCAGCGGCTTCCCCAGCTCTGGCACCCTATTCTGGGCACCACGCCCAGGGCTTGAGGACTGAGCAGAGGCGGAGGCCTTGAAAGCTTCCAGGACtggggggagtgggggcggggccaCAGAAAACAAACCATTTCCAAGGCAAGCCACCAGAAACCCAAAACCAAGCACAGTTCTTCCGAACCCCCAGAGCCCAGGTCTCTCAGGAACTCCCCCACTAGCCACTTCTGTCCTCCCATGAGCTGTTTCTACACTGAGATCTTAGTGCTTTACATAAAACCTGAACACTCCACAGATGCCCATTCTCTGCCCATTCTCAGCTGAAGACCTCCTTCCTTAAATTCCAGCTCCCTCAGACACAATGTCCTGGAGGCACCTGACCTTGGTTCTCCCCTTCCCAGATGTCCCAGAGCCCCTTGCTGCTATGCTGCTACTTACCGTCTTACGCTCCCTCTTGGGAGCAATCTGGGGTGGCTGGTTCATCAAAACTGGGGCAGGGGCCACACCAGTGGGAAACTGCTGCACCCCTTGGGCTGGATAATAAGCGCCAGCTTTGGGGAGGGGGAACAGAGAAGAAGAATGGTGGCAGCGTCAGGGCCCAACCATATACTGATGCCAGCTTAAACACCTCCCAACCCCAGAACCTCCCATCACCCACAGCCGGccccttgccctgccctgccctcctcccccagggaaTTAAGTGTCTGTCAAAGCTGGGGAACCAGTCTGAACCGCGTTTACAAGAATTCCTAACACtgacacacacctcacacacacatctCGTAGGCAGGCACTCCTTTCCCACCACACACCAGCTACCAGGAggatttaagtcttttacccCACAATGTAATCTTTTGTATGTACTCCACCCCggcaacacatacacacatactctgAACCTGAAACAGAATCAGGTCTTTGGCTGGGAATGAGAGAGAGATTTGCTAACCCTGTTCCACCCAACTTGAGTCCAGTTACAGTATCCAGCCCCTTGCAAAGggacaaggaaacaaaaagtaaCATTATAAACTGGTCTCCAGATGAAGAAATTCATTCCTTAAAGCAATGGTCTCTAAAGTGGGGTGCATTCTTTAAACTCATCCATAATTTCCACTTGTTTTCAACAAACACCAGaagtgtgttattttttaaaattatgcacacatatatacaaacaaaacCATACATGTATTAAAAGCACATActcaaaattttttgaaaggtGATCAAAAAACTTGGAAACCACTGCCATAAAGAACAGACTAATCCTttcctaaaatataaatgaagaggAGCTACAAAAACCTCCCAAATCTATGCTACATAGGCTCCTCACAACCATGGAAGAAGTGTGACAGGGAAAGCCTAATGACAGTCCCTCAAGCTGGTGCCTGATCCCACATTCCTTAACATGGGGAGGCTTCTAACTCTCTTGGCTATAGGATCAAATCTTCTCCCACCAACGCCAGTTAAATATTAAGCACTGATTCCTACTACCTATTAACCCTATTATTTTTAGACCAAAAGCCAAGCCTGGGAAGGGTCATATGCTTAGAAATCAGTAGACCACTTTAGATGCTCCTTGGGATTCCATCTCACCCCtgactctccctcccctgcttacCGTAGGTCCCAAATTCTGTAGGGCTTGCACCCGGATAGAAGCCTGGGGCTCCTGGCTGCACAGGGTACTGCTGTGTCGGGACAACATATGTGGAACGcccctggggttggggggagagaaGGAGTTGAGGGAGCTATGAGCACCATAATGGACTCCAAAGAGAATGTAGGGCAAGACAGGACAAGCCAACTCTGGGCAATGACCAGAAGGAAGTACCACCTCTGGAAAAGGGGTGGAACTGGAGGATCAGGGTGAGAGTTGGGGTACAAGGTCCTGTGGCTTCCAGCCCCCAAGCCTCTAGCCTCACCTGTCCAGGGATGTAGTAGGCCCCCTGGGAGGCTGAATAGGAGATCTGGGAAGGGATCATCATTACTTGGGATCCAGCAGGGTAGACAtgggcagctgggccagggcGGGCAGGGGCTGCACTCTGCACTCGGGAGGCTGCACTGCTTGGGGGCTGAGCCCGGCTAGGGTAGAAGTGCTGTCAGGAGGGAGGAAAACAGTTGGCATTGGGAAGGGGAGGAAGTGGACAGCAAAAAAGCCACTCCACAACATCTCTACAGTCTGGGCAGAAGTATTGTGGGCTTCAGAGCATGGAGACCAATCTTTCCTAGTCCCACTTGACAAACTTACGGTTAAATGGCTTCTTGTACGAACACATGCCCTCCAAATTCAGATGTATACTTTGCATTCCATGTATATTTCCTCTCTCACTGCCATGCATGCTTATGTCACCTCCACCAGACTAACCCTCTGCAGAGGCTTCCTAACACCCAGGTGCATCATGCCTAAGTAAGGCCCATTCGGGCAACATACTCCCCAGCATGCACTGCTCCACCTAAGGCACTGAGGACATGCAACAGTCTCCCAGTCCCCAGATACACGCTCGAGATTTAGCTCCTAACATGCATCACTCAGCCTCAGACTGAGAACCTGGACAGCAAACAAGTCCCCACCCTGAAGACCCCAATCCCTGCGTCTAGCCCCTGACTAAGGTAAAGGGTAAGGGTGAGACCAGGAGACCATCCAGATTAGGAAAGGAGTATTACCTGCAGAGACCTGAATCCTCCCTGAGAGCACATGgggacaggaaagaagaaaattatcccCAAGGTGATgaggagaaaaacaatgaagGAAATAGGACAAGAATCCTCCTACTTAGTGAGGATGAAGTTGAGGAACAGAGAAAGGCAAGAACCAGCTGGAGTGTGTATCTCAACACAGAccaaagagaaagcagagaggggAATGGAGCAATGGCAATCTCCAGTAAAAGGAGGAAATAGGAAAGCAAGAGTTAGCAGCAGGGCCCAAAGTACTGCCCCCAATCCTCAGAGGCACCAGGACCCCAGTAATGCCACCTTCATCAACTACATACTACCCAGGGGGCCAGCCGCCATAAGTAATCAACAGCACAAATTGCAGAGCCTCATGAAAGAATACAAAGCAACTGTCAGGAAATAGGGGCCAGGTACACAGCCTCCATACTTTCCATCCCAGGCTTAAATTGGCTGAAGCTCTCCACAGCTCCCACCCGGGTCCCCTattcccctccccacagcccctcacCTGGCGGGGCTGAGAAGGCGTGTTCATTTGTGTCGCTTGTGGCGTACTGAACACCACCGGTGCTGTCTGCCCCGGGGGAAACGCTGGCTGAAGGGGGGAGACCAGAGTTCAGCAAGAGGGGAAGCTCAGGTGGGGCAGAAACCCAAGCTGGTGAAATAAGGGGAGCAGATCTATGGCAAGAGCCTCAGCAGTCCACATACCCCCTCCCCGTGACAGCCCAGGGGGAGAGCCCAGGGGCCCTGTCTCAATTTGGCAGCAGGCAGCTGCACTTTGCCCTGACACAGATGGGGGTGGGAAAATCCAGAGGTCAGAACCTGTTCCTGACCGGCTGCTTGGTctccgccacccccacccccaccccagttcctGCTAATTCCTCCCTAATTACCTGTGGGAGTCCGGGGGATGGGGCGGGTGGGGGGCCTGTGGACTGTGGAGCTTTGTTCATTTCATTTGGTGCCCCAACATCAGGGTCCCCCCAACACCTGTTAGGAAAAGAGTGGAGCTCGAGAAGAGGAAGGGACCCAAGCTTAAGGCAAATGGAGTGAGGGAAGGGTTGATGCAAGGGCTGGGTCCAATAAGGAGCCCTGGAGGTGACAAGGGAGTGAAAGAGCAGAAAAGATCACGCCTATATTCCCACCACCACGTTGTCAAACCCGCATCACCTCCAACCACCCCCCTGGCCTGCTGAAACAGTCCCCTCACTCACCCCCTCGGTTAAGAATAAGTCCACGGTGCGGCCTACAGGTTCTGGGCATCCGAGGGCCTGGGGTTGGGAGGTGAGGGGTATCAACCTGGCTCCGCGGGGCCCAAGACCAACCAGACCGGAAATTCCAGGTCTCGCTGGCACCAGGCTCCCGGATCACAAACGGAGCTAGCTGCTTCGGCCGTGgtgtccccacccccccacccggGGACACCGGGTTCGAGGCCTGGCCCAGGGGCACGCAAGGTACGCCTGCCGCCGGGGCTTCCGCGCGGGGCCAGAGGCGAGGCCTGCCACCGCCCAGAAGTATAGGCCAGGAAGGGCGGGAGTCAAGCCCTAAAAGGCCAGGCGGGCGGCGGCCGTCGAGAAGCCGGTTTCAGGCAAGTGAGGGTCGGCCCGGAGGACGGGAGGGGCCGGGGGCTCCTCCctgcccgccgccaccgccgcctcccTCCCCTGCGCCCTCCCTGCGCAGCGCCGGCCAGTGCCAAAGAACAACGTGTCACTTCCCGGCGGCCTGGCCGCgaaggggggagggggcggcgagCTGGGAGCTGCGGTGCCTGCGCCCATGGGCCGCCGGGCCTCCTCGAGTCGGGCCGAGGTGGCATTTCGCGGCCGGCGAACCCGGCGCCCTCCCAGCCCGCGAGGCCCGCATAGTCCGGCCCagcgctccccacccccacccagcagccAGGCCGGGCCAGGCCTGACACACGTGGGCCGGGGATCGGGCCCTGGCGGGCCGGGGCCCGGCCTCGGGCCGCGgggccagggcgccagggcggcggtgCAGGGTGGCCGGTCCCGGCCCGGATGGCGGCGGatgcggggggagggggtgggggggccgggTCGGGCCCGGACATGGCGGCTTTACCTTCAGTCTCCTTCAGTCCGCGCGGCCGAGCCCCACGCAGCCGCACAGACGTAGTCCACAACCATTTCCGGCTCCCCGCACAGATCCCGCTCGGCGGCCACCGCTTCTCCGCAGGCGCAGCCGGCGCCCCCACGTGACCGGGGCAGAGGGCGGAGTTGCGCCGGGCACCCTGCGCCACGGAGCGCATGGGACTTGCCCCGCCCCGTCACGTGACAGCCACTGCCCGCCCCCGTGTCCCCTCCCGAACTTTGGAACTCTCAGACCTACCCCCCTCTGCGTCTCTGTTCGGTGCTCTTTAGTTCATTCATACTTtgagcaagcatttattgagtgcatacTAAGTGCTAGGTGAAGTGTTGGGCTGGAGCTGAGGACACTGAAATTAAAGACTGAGACCTGCCTAAGTAAATCGTGGTACAATACGAATTATGCAGGCTTTGAAAATAATGTAGATTAGGTCATTGAAAGGCCTGTAACAAAAGAAAgtggccgggagcggtggctcacgcctgtaatccaagcactttgggagggtgagatgggaggatcgcttgagcccaggagtttcagattAACcaggcaacatagctagaccccttctctacaaaaaattaaaaaattagcagggcgtggtggcagTGCACCCGCAGTCCCAcggacttgggaggctgaggcactgcttgagcacaggagtttgagatttcagCGAGCTATGATGAGGTCAGTGCATTCTACCTTGTCtcttcaaacaaataaaaggatTGATACATTCTAACTAGGTAAGTAGTAAGTAGATTTGTTGTTTACAAAAATCAGACACTCCCAGGGAGGGGCAAAAGTCAACCACGGAAAATTCAGAATAATGGAAAAGATAACCCAAAACCCTTATCCTGCAGCCAAAAGATCTTGGAGGCCAGAAGGGACCATCTTAGAGCTGAATCCACCTGCTGAGTCAGATAGTTTGGGTTTTAATACAAACTCGGATACTTACAACCAGACCAGAATTTGTCATCTCCCCCTTCTCAATCCAGTCCCTCATCTTGCCCCCAAACATACATAATGTTGCTCACTTACTccttttcaacaaacagtgccCAAACTGAAAATCTGGGATTCATTCCACATTCCTTCTCTAGCCAGACACTACTTCTAATCAGTCATCAGGTCTTACTGGTTCAAAATCAAGTCCtactaattttatcttttaaaaaatctttctgctaaccatggtggctcatgcctgtaatcctagcactctgggaggctgaggcagagcatcgcttgagcccaggagtttgaggttgcagtgagctgtgatgaggccactcattccagcctgagtgacagaatgggatgctgtctcaaaaaaaaaaaaaaaagaaagaaaagaaaagaaatctttcttctacccttccccatctccccacTTCTACTGCCCTAGTTCAGGCATTCATTTCCCTTGCCTGGTCTCCAGGCCTTCAGGGTGAGTGCTCTCACCCACAGAGCAGATCATGTCACACGTTCTGTTCCTGCTTTCATTCAATGGGCCCCATTGAGAGATACTGACAAATTCTTAGCAAAAGTCTTCTAAACCTAGTCTGAGCCTGAATCTCTAGCCGTATCACCTACTTCACTTTTCCCAGGTCCCTATACGTGTAGCCAAACCAAATTATCCAGTTCCTGAAAACAAATAGCTTTTCCTCGAGGACTTCCTGCCTTTGCTACTCCCTTAGCGATATCCTACCCTGTTTTTCTCTGGATAAACACGTCTTCCTCCAAGTATAAGCTTCCTTAAGTCTCCCCTGACTTACCCAGACAATGTGGCCCCATTTCAATGACCTCTTGTTCACACCCCAGTAAAATATTGACCATAATGTATCAcaattgttttcttgttattttcctttccattaaGCTTTTTGAGGATAGGagtttgttttcttctatatttacAACCCCACAAACTAGAATGTCCAATGTAGAGTTATACTCCATTGATGTTcattgctgaatgaatgactgaatgtgAAAGGTTAAGAGCCACTATGAAACTGTCTTCTTCTCAAGTACAATCATCCAGATCACGATTTGAGAGAAAACTATCCTTTTACTTATGTTTTAGTTTacaaataacttattttaacATCACCACCACTGGAAATCAGGTAAGGCAACTACTATATCCACATTACACAGTAACAGGCTGATCACACGTGCTGATTTGATTCTGGCAGTCACATTAAAGGGGGTCTGCTGACTTCCAAGTCCAGGGCTTCAACATTTTATACAGGCTGCCAAGCAGAGAGAAGATGATTTGACCTAAAGTTATAGCTGTTTCTCCAGTTAGCTAAGTCCTTGGGCTAGAATGGGACCCTGAGTGCTCCAAGGCATCAGAGACAGAGGAATACAGCAGATAAGGGCATGGGCTTTTTAGTCAGATTGACTTATTccaatcctggctccaccacttactaggtGACCTCGAGCAAGTTACTGAACCTTTCCAAACTTCACATTCCTCACCAAAACATGGGGATAATACCTACCTCTCAAAGTTGTTGTGAGGTCTCAGAAGCATGTAGAAGTTATACTTTCAACATTTACAGAAGACCTAGTAAGTGCCAGCCACCGTTCTGAGGTTAATTTCACAGTAAGTTTCAGATAAATGCTAACTATGATGATCTGGCAGGGGGCTATCTGTTCTCCCACATTGCATCCACACGGTGCAGGCTCTAAGTGGCGGTATAGCTATACTCATACCAGCTCCACTAGGAGCACTACAGATCAAGAGGGAGGCTATTCCTCCTTCCCATTGCTACACTAAGTTAAGAGGAAGGTCAAGgtcaagctttttcttttttttttttttgagacagagtctcactctcttgcctgggctagaatgccgtggcatcagcctagctcacagcaacctcaaactcctgagctcaagcgattctcctgcctca from the Eulemur rufifrons isolate Redbay chromosome 7, OSU_ERuf_1, whole genome shotgun sequence genome contains:
- the EIF4G1 gene encoding eukaryotic translation initiation factor 4 gamma 1 isoform X6, which encodes MNQPPQIAPKRERKTIRIRDPNQGGKDITEEIMSGARTASTPTPPQTGGGMEPQANGETPQVAVIVRPDDRSQGAITGVRPGLPGPEHSPSESQPSSPSPTPSPPPILEPGSEANLTVLSIPGDTMTTGMIQMSVEESTAIPHETGEPYCLSPEPTPLAEPILEVEVTLSKPIPESEFSSSPLQAPTPLPSHTVEIHEPNGVVPSEDLEPEEESSPELAPHPPPPCPSESPVPIAPTAQPEELLNGAPSPPAVDLSPVSEPEEQPKEVTVSSAPATILTATPAVAPSATSPAQEEEMEEEEEEGEAGEVESEKGGEELLPTESAPVPAHSSQNLEAAATTQVAVSVPKRRRKIKELNKKEAVGDLLDAFKEVNLTVPEVENQPPAVNNPRPESEGSSVPPRPEEADETWDSKEDKIHNAENIQPGEQKYEYKSDQWKPLNLEEKKRYDREFLLGFQFIFASMQKPEGLPHISDVVLDKANKTPLRPLDPTRLQGINCGPDFTPSFANLGRPALSNRGPPRGGPGGELPRGPAGPGPRRSQQGPRKEPRKIIATVLMTEDIKLNKAEKAWKPSSKRTAADKDRGEEDADGSKTQDLFRRVRSILNKLTPQMFQQLMKQVTQLAIDTEERLKGVIDLIFEKAISEPNFSVAYANMCRCLMALKVPTTEKPTVTVNFRKLLLNRCQKEFEKDKDDDEVFEKKQKEMDEAATAEERGRLKEELEEARDIARRRSLGNIKFIGELFKLKMLTEAIMHDCVVKLLKNHDEESLECLCRLLTTIGKDLDFEKAKPRMDQYFNQMEKIIKEKKTSSRIRFMLQDVLDLRGSNWVPRRGDQGPKTIDQIHKEAEMEEHREHIKVQQLMAKGSDKRRGGPPGPPISRGLPLVDDGGWNTVPISKGSRPIDTSRLTKITKPGSIDSNNQLFAPGGRLSWGKGSSGGSGAKPSDAASEAARPATSILNRFSALQQAVPTENTDNRRVVQRSSLSRERGEKAGDRGDRLERSERGGDRGDRLDRARTPATKRSFSKEVEERSRERPSQPEGLRKAASLTEDRDRGRDAVKREATLPPVSPPKAALSEEEMEKKSKAIIEEYLHLNDMKEAVQCVQELASPSLLFIFVRHGVESTLERSAIARERMGQLLHQLLCAGHLSAAQYYQGLYEILELAEDMEIDIPHVWLYLAELVTPILQEGGVPMGELFREITKPLRPLGKAASLLLEILGLLCKSMGPKKVGTLWREAGLSWKEFLLEGQDIGAFVAKQKVEYTLGEESESLGQRALPSEELTKQLEKLLKEGSSNQQVFDWIEANLSEQQIASNTLVRALMTAVCYSAIIFETPLRVDVAVLKARAKLLEKYLCDEQKELQALYALQALVVTLEQPANLLRTFFDTLYDEDVVKEDAFYSWESSKDPAEQQGKGVALKSVTTFFNWLRQEEEESDHN